GGTTTTCAGGAACGGTGACGTTTCCGGGGGGGAGGACGGGGGGAGGCGGAGATCCTTACAGCGAGTGGAGATTTTTTTGACGGCTAGGTGAGGGCATCGCGCGTGAGGGCCTATCAGCGAGAAGGGGGGCCGCGCAGATTAAGATTCGTCACCCTTGAATAGCAAGGTTACGAACAGCAATTGGAAGGCGTGAGGCGCGGAGAGGGGGGCGAGAAGAGAAACTCGAGCTGGATCAGTCGTTGCGGGCTGCGATCGCTTGTTTGATCCGCTGGCGAGCTTCTGAAGAGAGCTTCGCTTTTGCGACGCTGCGATCGTTGTCGAGCTCTGCCACATGTTGCTGTGTGCGGCGATGCAGCGCAACGGTGTCGCGACGAAATGCGGCGCACAGCCGACAGAGTCGTAGATGCATCCACAGCTCGACCCGCTGACGAAACGTTAGCTTGGTTTCGAGCGATTCGGAGACGAGCTTGGAGATTTCTTTGCAGCTGAACATTATCGCGTGTCCACTTGGTCCCTGTCTTGGTTCCAGCGAGTTTTCATGCACTGCGCCAGGCGAACACGCGCCCGATGGAGCAAGACCCAGAGGTTCGACGGAGTGATCGCAAGTTCCTTACAAATTTCTTCGGTTCCCAGCTCTTCCATCTCCCGCAACGTAAACGCATCGGCCTGATTCGCTGGCAATCGATGCAGGCACTGACGCAGGATCGGCCAGAATTCCTCCCGTTCGAGCGAATCGAGTGGTTGCATGAGGGTTGATCGCACGCTTTTCTTCCAGTGGCCGCTGCGATCGAACATTTGGTCGATGGGATCGCCGCCGTCATCATCGATCAGGTTCTCGGTTCGCTGGCGAACGCGAATCAGATCGATGACCTTGCGTTTTAAGATGCCGGTCAACCAACCCCGCTCGGAGCCTTTGCCGGAGAACTGATGCACATGCTCCAAGCCGGCCAGGAACGTCTGCTGCACCACCTCTTCAGCCGCTTCAGCATTCCGCAGCCGCGAGACTGCGTATCGAAACAAATAATCACCATGTTCGTCGACCCAGTCCGCAGGGCGGAGCGGTGCATCGGGGGCAGGCTCTGCAGGAATGTCCATGAATCTCAAACCGTGAATAGATGATCGCCAACAAGCTTTCTTATTGAACGCGATCCAGGTCCGCCGCGATGTGATCCAGCTCACGGTTCGTAGGCATCATAAGCTAAAAGGGTGGTGGGTGCTTCATTTTCAGGCGACAGGATGTCGGCGTCCCACGCGTTTTTCGGCAGCTGTCAACGAACCGACATCGGATCCGCGATGATCCTAGCCACACGCGACTTCAGCACCAACCTGGTACCTGAGTTTCTCGCAGCTTCCGTTTGGGGGCACGCTCGAGAGCCGGATTGCCAGAGCCATCGTCCCGCATGAGCTGGAAGACCTTCTGGGCTTGCCGTGGTTTAAAGGCAATACCGTTCAAAGAAGGAGCCTCGGTCCGTCGCAAGAATTAGCGGCGTGATGTAGTGGACGAGGTTACGAGTTCCAGCGATTTGGTCTGATGCATGCAAAAGGACTCGTCGCCTCGTCCACTACGCTTCGTTGAACGGTATTGGGTTTAAAGGTAGCTCGGGAAGGAGACCGAAACGGGAGAACCTTCGGCATATTGGACGTTGGTGGGCGGCTGTGTATTGAGGAATGCAAACGCATCGCCGTAGGTCGCTGCAAAGTCGACGTCGATTTCAAAATCATCGATTTGGCAACATCGCCACTGCGGATGTCGTACCTCGTACTGAAGTGTTCGCCGCGGACCTTGAGAGTATCCCCAGTAATGCTCGGTTATGAATTCGCCAAGCGAGCCGGCGGGAGGAAGGGCGAGTTCGGAATCGATGTTCGCGGAGAACCGGTTGTGCGACGCGTTTTGCCACGAGTACCAATGCTGATTGGGTTCGTTGCAGTGGTCCATTGGCAACGCGGCGTAGTTCTCGTGAAAGAAGTTGTTTGCGATCAACGGAATGATCCGCTTCGGGACGAGTTCCTTAATAAAGGTGACAGCCCGAATCGATGGGTTGTTTTTGGGGGAGACGTAGAACCGCAGATTCACCTCTTCGAAACGCCGATGGAAGGGAATCGGGATGCCAACAAGACGCGTCTCTTCAAACATGAAGGCGACAAGGCTGACGTAGACCCGACCCTCGAACGCGTCGATTTGAGTTCCCTTGGGAACGAACGGTTCCAGAACGGATGCCTGCACGTTGTAGTTGGCGAGTAGAAGATGCTTCCACTGAGCCGACAGGAACTTCATGGGCGTCTCGCTTGATACATCATCTGGCGGGGGCGAATCGCACGGCCTCGGTTCGCGGGAACCGAGGCGTTCGGATTGCCATAGGGGCGTTGCTGCACCGATGGCAGGGAGATGTATCTTAGCGTCTGTCGCCACCGATGTGGCGAGGAGTCGACGAGCGTGCCGACTGATGCCTCAAGTTAAAACATTGGATGGCCCTGAGCGAGCGGAGGGCATTGGGAGGCCGAGATCAATCATCCGTTAGATCGAAATTGATTTCGTTGGGGCCGGTGGCAACGGTCGCTTCCAGGCCGCTCGTTGTGGGGCGACTGTAGCGTTCGGGGACCAGGTACTTTGGTTTCTGTGGGGCGGCCTGTTGTTGTTGCCCTGAGTAGTTCGGGTCGTCTTCGGTCAGCATCGCGTTTTCGAGCTTTTCGCGTTTGACGACGGTCACTTGGTAGTCGCCAATTTTTGTTCCTCCCGGGATGCTGGCCGAACTCAATTGGTAGCGGCCGTCTGGGGCGGTCTTGCCAACGGCACTGAAGCCCGCTTGGGAGCGAAAGGTGACCACCGCGTCGGCAACGGGGCTGCCTTGATACGTGACAACTCCTTCGACGGCAGCCGCATCGTCGGGGAGGCCGTCGGATCCACAGCCTGTCATCATCGCCAGTGCGAAAGTTGCTGTGATCGCTGCGCTGTTATTTGCTAATTTTTTAAAATTCATCGTTTGGGACACTTATAAAAATTCGCAAGCCAGCCACTGGTGGGCTGGCTTGCGAGTGGAATGGGGGTGGAAACGAAAGGGTTTAGGGGGCAGGGGACGGTTTAGATTCCCACAGTCGGTTCACCGCCCGCTTTGCTACCCATGGCGCCCCAGACACCGTAGGGGCTGAGCCCATTGGTTTGTTCCGGTTGGCTGAGGTCACCGGTGTCGATCGTTTCGGCAACGAAGTGGGTGGAGCCGTCGGCGCGCAATGTCATCACGCCGCCAGGATGGTTGCTGGTCGGGGCGATCACCGAGCTGACGCTGTCTCCGCTGTCGCTGGATCCAGATGCGTCGGTACAACTGGCCGAGTTGGGGGGCAGTACCGTGTTAAAACCAGCCCGTTCGGCTTGGCCATCGGCCAGCCACCATCCGCCACGTCCTTTAACGGCGCTGGCATCCAAATAGAACCTGCCATCGGTTTCCGCCAGGCAGTTCAGTGGGCTCAGGCGGATATCCGCGACGCCAACGGCCACACCTTCCGTTACTCGGATGGTTCCGGTTCGGGTCCCTCGGCTGTATTCGTTCACCTTCCGTTCGGCCATTGCAATCGTGTTGCTGGTGCCGTCGATGATGTCGCGAAATCGGCTGCCGTCGCGTTTGGCAAAGACGCCGCGGACCGAGGTCGCATCGCGGGTGCTTCCCATTTGGTCGCCGACGCTGAATCGATAGTTAAAGTGATTGGTCAGATTGCCGGAGTAGTTGTCCGATGGGCAACGCAGCATGTCGGGAGCGACGTTCCAGGGGGTCCAGGATTCCCAGGTGCCGCCGCCGAACGGAGGCTTGGTGCCATCGCCCGCAGCGATTTGGTCGTACATGGGCCCTTGTTCGTAGAACGGCATCAGCGGAATCAGTCCGTTCAAGCGTCCGTAGTTTTGGACGGTGCCGCTGGTTGTTCCGGTCGCCCGGGGGACAAAGCTGCCATGGGTGTCGTGGTAGTTGTGCAGTGCAAGGCCGAGTTGTTTCATGCTGTTCGAGCACTGCATCCGGCGGGCCGCTTCGCGCGCGGCTTGGACGGCGGGCAGCAACAGGCCAACCAGGATGCCGATGATCGCGATCACGACAAGAAGTTCAACGAGTGTAAAGGCAGAGCGAGATTGTTTCATGAAATGAATGCCAAAAGAGGTAAGGGAATGAAACGGCGCAAAATTTAGCGCTCGCGAAAATGGGAAGAACTCGAATGCACTGCAACACGATTGCGGTCGCACGTATGCTTTCGCAAGGCATCGGGGGGGGGGAGCGTGCACTGAATGCACGCAAGAATGCTTGCAACGGTCGTTTATCTTCCTGAGCGAATATATTCTAGAAACCACTGCTGTTACTGCAATTGTCAGTGTGGAGTTGCGTTTGTGGCTGTTTGGGTGGGTTTTTTCTGGGATTCTGGTTGGTGGCCGATGGCCAGGTTCGTTCGGTTGGCCTCGTTAGGGGCAGCATTGTGTCGATGCGGTGCGGGCTGCCGATTTCATGTGCCTTCCCTAATGTTGGTTTAGTGGGGGGAGGGATCAGCGGCGTTGCGTCGAAGTCGGTGTACTGTTTTCAGTCCCGATTCGCTTTGTGGATACGATGTTGATCGCCGCGTTTGTCAGTCGACTGCTTGCGTAGGGATCCCCCACGAGACGACTTCAGAATCAAAGCTTGCGGAAACAATGCGATGCAGATTGCACAAAAGATCACTCCATCTTTGTCTTTTGAAAACCAGGCCGAAGAGGCGGCAAGCTGCGATGTGTCGGGCATTCCCCGACTCGAAAATCGTGCGGGTCTTGAAGCACTCGACCGAAGGCAACGTGTTGACCGTTGATTTCGAATTGGCGGGGATGGCGTTTGTCGCTCTTAAC
Above is a genomic segment from Rosistilla ulvae containing:
- a CDS encoding sigma-70 family RNA polymerase sigma factor encodes the protein MDIPAEPAPDAPLRPADWVDEHGDYLFRYAVSRLRNAEAAEEVVQQTFLAGLEHVHQFSGKGSERGWLTGILKRKVIDLIRVRQRTENLIDDDGGDPIDQMFDRSGHWKKSVRSTLMQPLDSLEREEFWPILRQCLHRLPANQADAFTLREMEELGTEEICKELAITPSNLWVLLHRARVRLAQCMKTRWNQDRDQVDTR
- a CDS encoding YqjF family protein, whose protein sequence is MKFLSAQWKHLLLANYNVQASVLEPFVPKGTQIDAFEGRVYVSLVAFMFEETRLVGIPIPFHRRFEEVNLRFYVSPKNNPSIRAVTFIKELVPKRIIPLIANNFFHENYAALPMDHCNEPNQHWYSWQNASHNRFSANIDSELALPPAGSLGEFITEHYWGYSQGPRRTLQYEVRHPQWRCCQIDDFEIDVDFAATYGDAFAFLNTQPPTNVQYAEGSPVSVSFPSYL
- a CDS encoding carboxypeptidase regulatory-like domain-containing protein, with product MNFKKLANNSAAITATFALAMMTGCGSDGLPDDAAAVEGVVTYQGSPVADAVVTFRSQAGFSAVGKTAPDGRYQLSSASIPGGTKIGDYQVTVVKREKLENAMLTEDDPNYSGQQQQAAPQKPKYLVPERYSRPTTSGLEATVATGPNEINFDLTDD
- a CDS encoding DUF1559 domain-containing protein; the protein is MKQSRSAFTLVELLVVIAIIGILVGLLLPAVQAAREAARRMQCSNSMKQLGLALHNYHDTHGSFVPRATGTTSGTVQNYGRLNGLIPLMPFYEQGPMYDQIAAGDGTKPPFGGGTWESWTPWNVAPDMLRCPSDNYSGNLTNHFNYRFSVGDQMGSTRDATSVRGVFAKRDGSRFRDIIDGTSNTIAMAERKVNEYSRGTRTGTIRVTEGVAVGVADIRLSPLNCLAETDGRFYLDASAVKGRGGWWLADGQAERAGFNTVLPPNSASCTDASGSSDSGDSVSSVIAPTSNHPGGVMTLRADGSTHFVAETIDTGDLSQPEQTNGLSPYGVWGAMGSKAGGEPTVGI
- a CDS encoding VOC family protein; translated protein: MQIAQKITPSLSFENQAEEAASCDVSGIPRLENRAGLEALDRRQRVDR
- a CDS encoding anti-sigma factor family protein produces the protein MFSCKEISKLVSESLETKLTFRQRVELWMHLRLCRLCAAFRRDTVALHRRTQQHVAELDNDRSVAKAKLSSEARQRIKQAIAARND